From Acidovorax sp. FHTAMBA, one genomic window encodes:
- the dksA gene encoding RNA polymerase-binding protein DksA, giving the protein MKADTSKSKGTAKATPAVAKKGAAAAPAPKAVAKAPAKPAAKTPAVPKAAAAVSAPVSAPAPAPALQAGSQVPVRTTRPSSRLAQLTVPSMAQTVASTAAKASYLHTMPTTAQAQPTYTAAKKDPKLANNWKTKSAAELTDAEVMAMPDGEYMNEKQLAFFRLKLVELKQDIHNSAGETTEHLREDTVVVPDPADRATIEEEHALELRTRDRERKLLKKIEQSIARIDAGDYGYCDETGEPIGVGRLIARPTATLSLEAQQRRELKQKMFGD; this is encoded by the coding sequence GTGAAAGCCGACACCAGCAAATCCAAGGGGACCGCCAAGGCGACCCCTGCCGTGGCAAAAAAGGGCGCCGCTGCTGCACCGGCTCCCAAGGCTGTTGCAAAGGCCCCCGCCAAGCCCGCCGCCAAGACCCCTGCCGTGCCCAAGGCCGCAGCCGCAGTGAGTGCGCCGGTGTCTGCACCGGCTCCAGCGCCTGCGTTGCAGGCCGGTTCGCAGGTACCCGTGCGCACAACCCGGCCTTCTTCCCGATTGGCCCAATTGACCGTACCATCCATGGCACAAACAGTGGCCTCGACCGCTGCCAAAGCCAGTTATCTACACACCATGCCCACGACCGCGCAAGCGCAGCCCACGTACACGGCTGCCAAAAAAGACCCCAAGCTGGCGAACAACTGGAAAACCAAGTCCGCCGCCGAGCTGACCGACGCCGAAGTCATGGCCATGCCTGATGGCGAGTACATGAACGAAAAGCAGTTGGCGTTTTTCCGCCTCAAGCTCGTAGAGCTCAAGCAGGACATCCACAACAGCGCCGGTGAAACCACCGAACACCTTCGCGAAGACACCGTGGTGGTGCCCGACCCGGCCGATCGCGCCACCATCGAAGAAGAACACGCGCTGGAGCTGCGCACCCGCGACCGCGAGCGCAAGCTGCTCAAGAAGATCGAGCAATCCATCGCCCGCATCGACGCCGGTGATTACGGCTATTGCGACGAAACCGGCGAGCCCATTGGCGTGGGCCGCCTGATCGCACGCCCCACCGCCACGCTGTCGCTCGAAGCGCAGCAACGCCGCGAACTCAAGCAAAAGATGTTTGGGGATTGA
- a CDS encoding STAS domain-containing protein, translating to MSKEESTPGGLLSKVVRFVKNPTVNWTELDSLQDDRESQYSKQMLKEMIERKRRNDFVRRREFDQLRKLRQREVLQGQRVEDAAGRPSFFQSSMASPDERAVTLKKIDEIEAQMSQQWWKSKQGAEAPTQPGDAPAAVEPQGPDSAHSRAYAPTAPGSLPAPLESKAGVQPLFADDSMAIGRFGGADAQMLAGAGPAEASFSLAQAAPATASEPEEFVHEPDLEEAAIRFANGDHAGAESGLLEVLAQHQQDPPEDQLEIWMTLFDLYRATGQHDRFDTLAIDFAAQYSRSAPLWFSMPEQLGMAPAAPAAAGAAAPVAAVRKDFSWNAPAAVAVSSVAALQASLARAASPWTLSWTRLTSIDEAAVPLLADQFTQWAERDGQLVFSGVEKLNALLEARTQSGDRATSPEWWRLRMAALRLMGKADEFELVALDYCVTYEVSPPSWMSPRCGYSDNEGASSGSAPLAADSDFMASDLGDVSVPAPLDTGPVAQLSGHIDGDATPMLQPFEAFLRAGVPLTIACDKLIRVDFAAAGSVLNWAAEQQGQGHVIQFHNLQRLVAIFFNVIGINEHAWVVPRKN from the coding sequence ATGAGCAAGGAAGAATCCACCCCCGGCGGCCTGCTATCGAAGGTGGTGCGGTTCGTGAAAAACCCGACGGTGAACTGGACCGAGCTCGATTCGCTGCAGGACGACCGGGAGAGCCAGTACAGCAAGCAGATGCTCAAGGAGATGATCGAGCGCAAGCGCCGCAACGACTTCGTGCGGCGCCGCGAGTTTGATCAGCTGCGCAAGCTGCGCCAGCGCGAGGTGCTCCAGGGTCAGCGCGTGGAAGATGCGGCGGGCCGCCCCTCGTTCTTCCAGAGCAGCATGGCCTCGCCCGATGAGCGTGCCGTCACGCTCAAGAAGATCGACGAGATCGAAGCGCAGATGTCGCAGCAGTGGTGGAAGAGCAAGCAAGGCGCCGAGGCGCCCACCCAGCCGGGCGATGCCCCTGCCGCGGTAGAACCACAAGGCCCTGACTCTGCGCATTCGCGCGCCTATGCGCCCACGGCTCCTGGCAGCCTGCCAGCGCCCCTGGAAAGCAAAGCCGGTGTCCAGCCGCTGTTTGCCGATGACAGCATGGCCATCGGCCGGTTTGGCGGCGCCGATGCGCAGATGCTTGCAGGTGCGGGCCCTGCGGAAGCGTCTTTCAGCCTTGCGCAGGCTGCGCCAGCGACCGCATCCGAACCGGAGGAATTCGTGCACGAACCCGATCTTGAAGAGGCAGCCATCCGGTTTGCCAATGGTGACCATGCGGGTGCGGAGTCTGGCCTGCTGGAGGTTCTGGCCCAGCATCAGCAGGATCCGCCCGAAGACCAGCTGGAAATCTGGATGACGCTGTTCGACCTGTACCGTGCGACCGGCCAGCACGACCGGTTTGACACCCTGGCCATCGACTTTGCCGCGCAGTACAGCCGCTCTGCGCCGTTGTGGTTTTCCATGCCCGAGCAGTTGGGCATGGCGCCTGCGGCCCCGGCGGCGGCTGGGGCCGCAGCGCCGGTGGCGGCGGTGCGCAAGGATTTCAGCTGGAACGCGCCCGCTGCCGTGGCGGTGTCTTCCGTGGCGGCGCTGCAGGCGTCGTTGGCCCGCGCCGCATCGCCATGGACCCTGTCGTGGACACGCCTGACGTCCATCGATGAGGCTGCCGTCCCTTTGCTGGCAGACCAGTTCACCCAGTGGGCGGAACGGGACGGGCAGCTTGTGTTCTCCGGCGTGGAAAAACTCAATGCGCTGCTGGAGGCCCGCACCCAGTCCGGAGACCGTGCCACCAGTCCGGAATGGTGGCGCCTGCGCATGGCGGCGCTTCGCCTGATGGGCAAGGCCGATGAGTTCGAGCTTGTGGCGCTGGATTACTGCGTGACGTACGAGGTCTCTCCGCCGTCGTGGATGTCCCCGCGCTGCGGGTATTCCGACAATGAGGGCGCGTCCTCGGGATCTGCACCGCTGGCCGCTGACAGTGATTTCATGGCGTCGGACCTGGGCGATGTGAGTGTGCCCGCGCCGCTCGACACCGGCCCGGTGGCCCAGCTCAGCGGCCACATTGATGGCGATGCCACACCCATGCTGCAGCCTTTTGAGGCCTTTTTGCGGGCGGGCGTGCCGCTCACCATTGCGTGCGACAAGCTCATCCGGGTGGACTTTGCTGCCGCGGGCTCCGTGCTCAACTGGGCCGCAGAGCAACAGGGCCAGGGCCACGTCATCCAGTTCCACAATCTGCAGCGGTTGGTGGCGATCTTCTTCAATGTGATCGGCATCAACGAGCACGCCTGGGTGGTCCCCCGCAAGAACTGA
- the hslV gene encoding ATP-dependent protease subunit HslV, with the protein MDSSNDNHPVFHGTTILSVRRQTPEGIQVAIGGDGQVTLGNIVVKGSARKVRKLYHGKVLAGFAGATADAFTLFERFEAKLEKHQGHLTRAAIELTKDWRTDRVLRRLEAMLAVADASASLIITGNGDVLEPEQGIVAIGSGGAYAHSAAKALLNHTDLSAQDIVKKSLEIAGELCIYTNMHHTIETL; encoded by the coding sequence ATGGACTCATCTAACGACAACCACCCGGTGTTCCACGGCACCACCATCCTGAGCGTGCGCCGCCAGACCCCGGAAGGCATCCAGGTCGCCATTGGCGGCGATGGCCAGGTTACTCTGGGCAATATCGTGGTCAAGGGCTCGGCGCGCAAGGTGCGCAAGCTTTACCACGGCAAGGTGCTGGCAGGCTTTGCGGGCGCCACGGCCGATGCGTTCACGCTGTTCGAGCGCTTTGAAGCCAAGCTGGAAAAGCACCAGGGCCATCTGACGCGTGCCGCCATCGAGCTGACCAAGGACTGGCGCACCGACCGCGTGCTGCGCCGGCTGGAAGCCATGCTGGCCGTGGCGGACGCCAGCGCCTCGCTCATCATCACCGGCAACGGCGACGTGCTGGAGCCCGAGCAGGGCATCGTGGCGATCGGTTCGGGCGGTGCGTACGCGCACTCGGCAGCCAAGGCGCTGCTCAACCACACCGATCTGTCGGCGCAGGACATCGTCAAGAAGTCGCTCGAAATTGCGGGCGAGCTGTGCATCTACACCAACATGCACCACACCATCGAGACGCTGTAA
- the hslU gene encoding ATP-dependent protease ATPase subunit HslU — protein sequence MSSMTPQEIVSELDHHIVGQASAKRAVAIALRNRWRRQQVEGSLRHEITPKNILMIGPTGVGKTEIARRLARLADAPFIKVEATKFTEVGYVGKDVDSIIRDLAEIAVKQTRESEMKKVRTRAEDAAEERILDVLIPPARAAAGSEPMADNTARQVFRKKLREGLLDDKEIEIDVAEARPQLEIMGPQGMEEMAEQLRGMFSQMGQDKRKTRKLKIAEALKLITDEEAAKLVNEEDIKTRAVQNAEQNGIVFIDEIDKVAARQETSGADVSRQGVQRDLLPLVEGTTVSTKYGMIKTDHILFIASGAFHLSKPSDLIPELQGRFPIRVELESLSVKDFEAILTQTHASLVKQYQALLATEGVMLEFAPEGITRLAHIAFEVNERTENIGARRLSTVMERLLDEVSFDATRLSGQSITIDAAYVDARLQTLSQDEDLSRYIL from the coding sequence ATGTCCTCCATGACCCCCCAGGAGATCGTCTCCGAACTCGACCACCACATCGTGGGTCAGGCCAGTGCCAAGCGCGCCGTGGCCATTGCGCTGCGCAACCGCTGGCGCCGCCAGCAGGTCGAAGGCAGCCTGCGCCACGAGATCACGCCCAAGAACATCCTGATGATCGGCCCCACGGGCGTGGGCAAGACCGAGATCGCGCGCCGCTTGGCCCGCCTGGCCGATGCACCCTTCATCAAGGTGGAAGCCACCAAGTTCACCGAGGTGGGCTACGTGGGCAAGGACGTGGATTCCATCATCCGCGATCTGGCCGAGATCGCCGTCAAGCAGACGCGCGAGTCTGAAATGAAGAAGGTGCGCACCCGTGCCGAAGACGCGGCTGAGGAGCGTATTCTGGACGTGCTGATCCCGCCCGCCCGCGCCGCCGCTGGCAGCGAGCCGATGGCCGACAACACGGCCCGGCAGGTGTTTCGCAAGAAGCTGCGCGAAGGCTTGCTGGACGACAAGGAAATCGAGATCGACGTGGCCGAGGCCCGCCCGCAGCTGGAGATCATGGGCCCGCAGGGCATGGAGGAGATGGCTGAGCAGTTGCGGGGCATGTTCAGCCAGATGGGGCAGGACAAGCGCAAGACCCGCAAGCTCAAGATCGCCGAGGCCTTGAAGCTCATCACCGACGAAGAGGCGGCCAAGCTCGTCAACGAGGAAGACATCAAGACGCGCGCCGTGCAGAACGCCGAGCAGAACGGCATCGTCTTCATCGACGAGATCGACAAGGTGGCCGCACGCCAGGAAACGAGCGGCGCCGACGTGTCGCGCCAGGGCGTGCAGCGCGACCTGCTGCCCCTGGTGGAAGGCACCACGGTGTCCACCAAGTACGGAATGATCAAGACGGACCACATCCTGTTCATCGCCTCGGGGGCGTTCCACCTGTCCAAGCCCAGCGATTTGATTCCGGAGCTGCAGGGACGTTTTCCGATCCGTGTGGAGCTGGAGTCGCTGTCCGTGAAGGATTTCGAGGCCATCCTCACGCAGACGCATGCGTCGTTGGTCAAGCAGTACCAGGCGCTGCTCGCCACCGAAGGCGTCATGCTCGAATTTGCGCCGGAGGGCATCACGCGCCTGGCGCACATTGCGTTTGAGGTGAACGAACGCACGGAAAACATCGGGGCACGCCGCCTGTCTACCGTCATGGAGCGCTTGCTGGATGAGGTGAGTTTTGACGCCACGCGCCTGTCGGGCCAGTCCATCACCATCGACGCCGCCTATGTCGATGCCCGCCTGCAGACCCTGAGCCAGGACGAGGACCTGTCGCGCTACATCCTGTGA
- the mraZ gene encoding division/cell wall cluster transcriptional repressor MraZ, giving the protein MFQGASSLSLDAKGRLSVPTRHRDVLAATASGQLTITKHPHGCLMVFPRPEWEKFRERIAQLPMSAQWWKRIFLGNAMDVDMDATGRVLVSPELREAAGISKDTMLLGMGNHFELWDKATYDEQEAKAMQGEMPDVFKDFSF; this is encoded by the coding sequence GTGTTTCAAGGTGCCTCGTCGCTGAGTCTCGATGCGAAGGGTCGGCTCTCCGTGCCGACCCGGCATCGTGACGTCCTGGCGGCGACGGCGTCTGGCCAGCTCACCATCACCAAACACCCCCACGGTTGCCTGATGGTGTTCCCCCGCCCCGAGTGGGAAAAGTTTCGTGAGCGCATTGCCCAGCTGCCCATGTCCGCCCAGTGGTGGAAGCGCATCTTTCTGGGCAACGCCATGGATGTGGACATGGACGCCACCGGCCGAGTGCTGGTGTCGCCCGAGCTGCGCGAAGCGGCCGGTATCTCCAAGGACACCATGCTGCTGGGCATGGGTAACCATTTTGAACTCTGGGACAAGGCCACCTACGACGAGCAGGAGGCCAAGGCCATGCAGGGCGAGATGCCGGATGTCTTCAAGGACTTCTCCTTCTGA
- the rsmH gene encoding 16S rRNA (cytosine(1402)-N(4))-methyltransferase RsmH, with protein sequence MTSPMQHTTVLLNEAVDALLGGAGPEPAGTWVDATFGRGGHSRLILLRLGPQGRLVAFDKDPEAIAEATRITDARFSIRHEGFSHLADLPPASAAGVLMDLGVSSPQIDSPERGFSFRFDGPLDMRMDTTRGTSVADWLATAEVGQIAEVIRDYGEERFAGPIAKAIVARREERGPLATTAELADLVAGAVKTREAGQNPATRTFQALRIFINAELEELQQALEASLSVLQPGGRLVVISFHSLEDRIVKQFIAKHSKEVYDRRAPFAAPQAMKLVALDRIKPSVAEVEANPRSRSAIMRVAERTAVV encoded by the coding sequence GTGACATCCCCCATGCAACACACCACCGTCTTGCTCAACGAGGCCGTCGATGCCCTCCTGGGTGGCGCAGGCCCGGAGCCTGCGGGCACCTGGGTGGACGCGACCTTCGGGCGTGGCGGGCATTCGCGCCTGATTCTGCTCAGGCTCGGACCACAAGGGCGCCTTGTGGCCTTCGACAAGGACCCCGAAGCCATCGCTGAAGCAACGCGCATCACCGATGCGCGTTTTTCCATCCGGCACGAAGGTTTTAGCCATCTGGCCGACCTGCCGCCTGCGAGTGCCGCCGGCGTGCTGATGGATCTGGGCGTGAGCTCACCCCAGATCGACAGCCCCGAACGGGGCTTCAGTTTCCGTTTTGACGGCCCGCTGGACATGCGCATGGACACTACGCGCGGGACCAGCGTGGCCGATTGGTTGGCCACGGCCGAAGTCGGTCAGATTGCGGAGGTGATACGTGACTACGGTGAAGAACGGTTTGCTGGCCCCATTGCAAAGGCGATTGTTGCTCGGCGCGAAGAACGGGGTCCTCTTGCAACCACCGCAGAACTGGCCGACCTCGTGGCTGGCGCGGTCAAAACCCGCGAAGCGGGCCAGAACCCTGCAACGCGCACATTTCAAGCTCTTCGGATTTTCATCAACGCCGAGCTTGAAGAGCTGCAACAGGCACTAGAGGCCAGCCTCTCGGTGCTGCAGCCGGGCGGGCGGCTGGTGGTCATCAGCTTTCACTCGCTTGAAGACCGCATCGTCAAGCAGTTCATCGCCAAGCACTCCAAGGAGGTGTATGACCGCCGCGCACCGTTTGCCGCGCCCCAGGCCATGAAGCTCGTCGCGCTGGACCGCATCAAGCCCAGCGTGGCCGAGGTCGAGGCCAATCCCCGCTCACGCAGCGCCATCATGCGCGTGGCCGAACGCACGGCGGTCGTCTGA
- the ftsL gene encoding cell division protein FtsL codes for MTRLNVVLLLAVLASAIYLVHTQYESRRLFTELDRAVAEARRLETEHQRLQVDKRAQATPLRVEKIARAQLNMRTATPAITQYVSDPQGVAAAAAAGATPSRPEGEQP; via the coding sequence ATGACCCGGTTGAATGTCGTCCTGCTGCTTGCCGTGCTGGCCAGCGCGATCTACCTCGTGCACACCCAGTACGAATCGCGCCGCCTGTTCACCGAGCTGGACCGCGCTGTGGCCGAGGCCCGCCGCCTGGAGACGGAGCACCAGCGTCTGCAGGTGGACAAGCGCGCGCAGGCCACGCCGCTGCGGGTGGAGAAGATCGCCCGCGCCCAGCTGAACATGCGCACCGCCACACCGGCCATCACGCAGTATGTGTCTGACCCGCAAGGCGTAGCTGCTGCTGCTGCTGCGGGTGCCACGCCGTCCCGGCCCGAGGGGGAACAGCCATGA
- a CDS encoding penicillin-binding protein 2, whose product MSRSVVYTASPLLASKTPVWRSKFIVAMIALGFLGLAGRAAYVQVFGNAFFQRQGEVRFARTLELPANRGKILDRNGLILASSVPAASIWAIPEDVEQDKPEVRAKLRQLAKLLDMPQAELMKKLADEDKTFVWIKRQLDWDVGQQIARLDIKGIYQRKEYKRQYPEGEAAAHVVGFTNVEDHGQEGMELAFDKELAGKPGSRRVIKDRLGRVVESVGETVPPVDGKDMQLSIDSKVQFFAYQKLRDQVAAHKAKAGSVVVLDAHTGELLALANYPSYVPDKRKNLSGEQLRNRALTDVFEPGSTMKPFTIGLALETGRVRPDTVVDTTPGRINITGSTISDTRNHGVLTVEGVIQKSSNVGTTKLAMQMPAREMWETFSAAGFGQKPQLHFPGVVTGRLRPYKTWRPVEQATMSYGYGLSASLFQMARSYTVFANGGRVIPATMLKTDVPALGVPVFSERTADQVRKMLQMAAGPGGTGQKAQTVGYSVGGKSGTARKQVGKNYASGKYRAWFTGMAPIDKPRIIVAVMIDEPSNGVFYGGAVAAPVFSEVVQQTLRMMGVQPDMAVTPQIVADVVEESL is encoded by the coding sequence ATGAGCCGCAGCGTGGTCTACACCGCAAGCCCGCTGCTGGCAAGCAAGACGCCCGTCTGGCGCAGCAAGTTCATCGTGGCCATGATTGCGCTGGGTTTTCTGGGCTTGGCGGGGCGTGCCGCCTATGTGCAGGTGTTTGGCAACGCCTTCTTTCAGCGCCAGGGCGAGGTGCGGTTTGCCCGCACGCTGGAGCTGCCGGCCAACCGCGGCAAGATCCTGGACCGCAACGGGCTGATCCTTGCCTCCAGCGTGCCCGCGGCCAGCATCTGGGCCATCCCTGAAGACGTGGAGCAGGACAAACCCGAGGTACGCGCCAAGCTAAGGCAGCTGGCCAAACTGCTCGACATGCCCCAGGCCGAGCTGATGAAAAAGCTGGCTGACGAGGACAAGACCTTTGTCTGGATCAAGCGCCAGCTCGACTGGGACGTGGGCCAGCAGATCGCCAGGCTCGACATCAAGGGCATTTACCAGCGCAAGGAATACAAGCGCCAGTACCCCGAGGGCGAGGCCGCCGCGCACGTGGTGGGCTTTACCAACGTGGAAGACCATGGCCAGGAGGGCATGGAGCTGGCGTTCGACAAGGAGCTGGCGGGCAAGCCCGGTTCGCGCCGCGTGATCAAGGACCGCCTGGGCCGCGTGGTGGAAAGCGTGGGCGAAACCGTGCCCCCGGTCGATGGCAAGGACATGCAGCTGTCCATCGACAGCAAGGTGCAGTTCTTTGCCTACCAGAAGCTGCGCGACCAGGTGGCCGCGCACAAGGCCAAGGCCGGCAGCGTGGTGGTGCTGGATGCCCACACGGGCGAGCTGCTGGCGCTGGCCAACTACCCCAGCTACGTGCCCGACAAGCGCAAGAACCTCTCGGGTGAGCAGCTGCGCAACCGCGCGCTCACCGACGTCTTCGAGCCTGGCTCCACCATGAAGCCGTTCACCATTGGCCTGGCGCTCGAAACGGGCCGCGTGCGCCCCGACACCGTTGTGGACACCACGCCGGGCCGCATCAACATTACCGGCTCCACCATCTCCGACACGCGCAACCATGGCGTGCTCACGGTGGAGGGCGTGATCCAGAAGTCGAGCAACGTGGGCACCACCAAGCTGGCCATGCAGATGCCGGCGCGTGAGATGTGGGAGACGTTTTCGGCCGCGGGCTTCGGGCAGAAGCCGCAACTGCACTTCCCCGGCGTGGTGACGGGGCGCCTGCGGCCGTACAAGACCTGGCGTCCGGTCGAGCAGGCCACCATGTCCTATGGCTATGGCCTCTCGGCCAGCCTGTTCCAGATGGCGCGGTCCTACACCGTGTTTGCCAACGGCGGGCGGGTGATTCCCGCCACCATGCTCAAGACCGACGTCCCCGCCCTGGGCGTGCCGGTGTTCTCCGAACGCACGGCCGACCAGGTGCGCAAGATGCTGCAGATGGCCGCAGGCCCTGGTGGCACCGGCCAGAAGGCGCAGACCGTGGGCTACTCGGTGGGCGGCAAGTCGGGCACGGCGCGCAAGCAGGTGGGCAAGAACTACGCGTCGGGCAAGTACCGCGCGTGGTTCACCGGCATGGCACCCATCGACAAGCCCCGCATCATCGTGGCCGTGATGATCGATGAGCCCAGCAATGGCGTGTTCTACGGCGGTGCCGTGGCGGCACCGGTGTTCAGCGAAGTGGTGCAGCAGACGCTGCGCATGATGGGCGTGCAGCCGGACATGGCGGTCACGCCGCAGATCGTGGCCGATGTGGTGGAGGAGTCGCTATGA
- a CDS encoding UDP-N-acetylmuramoyl-L-alanyl-D-glutamate--2,6-diaminopimelate ligase, translated as MTALALLGSVSEAVSWLRERVTGTLQTDSRQIRPGDGFIAWPGAATDGRAHIGDALARGAVACLVEHEGAEAFALQGLPVAALHGLKAATGLVAAEWFGQPTQHLDVLAVTGTNGKTTTSWWLAEALNTLSKNELFAQGGCALVGTLGIGTPPALTSTGMTTPDPVRLQRAFQQFTDAGRTACAIEASSIGLAEHRLVGTRIRVALFTNFTQDHLDYHPSMVAYWQAKSVLFDWPGLQAAVVNIDDPQGAELHTALAGRPLDLWSVSATGPARLAARDIGMGDGGLRFTVAEGVHTHVLQTRVIGQYNVSNLLGVVAALRALGVPLQHALFACAQLSPVPGRMEQINHPGQPLVAVDYAHTPDALDKALQALRPIAQQRGGRLWCVFGCGGDRDAGKRPLMGAVAQHHADQVVVTSDNPRSEDPAAILHQILQGTIAGATVRAEPDRAAAIAQAIAEAAFADVVLIAGKGHEDTQETAGVRLPFSDMAHAQAALQARGART; from the coding sequence ATGACGGCGCTTGCCCTGCTCGGTTCGGTGAGCGAAGCTGTCAGCTGGCTGCGCGAGCGGGTCACGGGCACGCTGCAGACGGACAGCCGCCAGATCCGGCCGGGCGACGGTTTCATCGCCTGGCCCGGCGCCGCAACCGACGGCCGTGCGCACATCGGGGATGCGCTGGCGCGTGGGGCCGTGGCCTGCCTGGTGGAGCACGAGGGTGCCGAGGCTTTTGCGCTGCAAGGACTGCCTGTGGCTGCGCTGCACGGGCTCAAGGCGGCTACCGGGCTGGTGGCAGCCGAATGGTTCGGCCAGCCCACCCAGCACCTGGATGTGTTGGCCGTGACGGGCACCAACGGCAAGACCACGACCAGCTGGTGGCTCGCCGAGGCCCTCAATACGCTATCGAAAAATGAGCTGTTTGCGCAAGGTGGGTGCGCGCTGGTGGGCACTTTGGGCATTGGAACGCCGCCCGCGCTCACCAGCACCGGCATGACCACCCCCGACCCGGTGCGGCTGCAGCGCGCGTTCCAGCAATTCACCGATGCGGGCCGCACGGCCTGCGCCATCGAGGCTTCGTCCATTGGTCTGGCCGAGCATCGGCTGGTGGGCACGCGCATTCGCGTGGCCCTGTTCACCAACTTCACCCAGGACCATCTGGACTACCACCCCAGCATGGTCGCCTACTGGCAGGCCAAGAGCGTGCTCTTTGACTGGCCCGGTCTGCAGGCGGCGGTGGTCAACATCGATGACCCGCAGGGCGCAGAGCTGCACACCGCGCTGGCCGGCCGGCCGCTGGACCTGTGGAGCGTTTCCGCCACCGGCCCGGCCCGCCTGGCGGCGCGCGATATCGGCATGGGCGATGGTGGCCTGCGCTTTACCGTGGCCGAGGGCGTGCACACGCATGTGCTGCAGACGCGCGTGATCGGGCAGTACAACGTCTCCAACCTGCTGGGCGTGGTAGCGGCGTTGCGTGCGCTGGGTGTTCCGCTGCAGCACGCGCTGTTCGCCTGTGCCCAGCTTTCACCTGTGCCCGGCCGCATGGAGCAGATCAACCACCCGGGCCAGCCCCTGGTGGCCGTGGACTATGCCCACACGCCCGACGCGCTGGACAAGGCCCTGCAAGCCCTGCGCCCGATTGCGCAGCAGCGGGGCGGCCGGCTCTGGTGCGTGTTTGGCTGCGGTGGCGACCGCGACGCGGGCAAGCGCCCGCTGATGGGCGCCGTGGCGCAGCACCATGCCGACCAGGTGGTGGTGACCAGCGACAACCCGCGCAGCGAAGACCCGGCGGCCATCCTGCACCAGATCCTGCAAGGCACCATCGCTGGCGCCACCGTGCGGGCCGAGCCCGACCGTGCGGCTGCCATCGCCCAGGCCATTGCCGAGGCCGCGTTCGCCGATGTGGTGCTGATTGCCGGCAAGGGCCACGAAGACACCCAGGAGACGGCCGGTGTGCGCCTGCCGTTCTCCGACATGGCCCACGCGCAAGCTGCGCTGCAGGCCCGAGGAGCCCGTACATGA